The following proteins are co-located in the Mariprofundus sp. NF genome:
- a CDS encoding VF530 family DNA-binding protein, with translation MNNEIDYTNNPLHGLGLKSLLVEIVDHYGFEILFAYLNINCFKTNPSIDSSVKFLKKTDWAREKVEAFYLYEYKNLPRASYGESALPPRERLIPEDQVPGEPKKLSLEDSERLREERAEKSAEYLRDKRSGKSAAQDPWGKKAAKKKIDPWAR, from the coding sequence ATGAACAATGAGATCGATTACACGAACAACCCCCTGCACGGCCTTGGTTTAAAAAGCCTGCTGGTTGAAATAGTGGATCACTATGGTTTTGAGATTCTCTTTGCCTATCTGAATATCAACTGTTTTAAGACCAATCCAAGCATTGATTCCAGTGTTAAATTCTTAAAGAAAACCGATTGGGCGCGAGAAAAAGTAGAAGCCTTCTATCTCTATGAGTATAAAAACCTGCCCAGAGCTTCTTATGGCGAGTCTGCATTACCTCCAAGGGAACGGCTTATTCCAGAAGATCAGGTGCCGGGTGAGCCTAAAAAACTGAGTTTAGAAGATTCTGAGCGCTTACGCGAAGAGCGTGCAGAAAAGTCAGCTGAGTACTTGCGTGACAAGCGTTCAGGCAAGTCGGCTGCGCAAGATCCGTGGGGTAAGAAAGCCGCTAAAAAGAAGATTGATCCATGGGCGCGGTAA
- the hrpB gene encoding ATP-dependent helicase HrpB — MPSLPIHDVLPEIKEKLNSHNRLVLQAPPGAGKTTAVPIALLGEKWLGEKQIMMLEPRRLAARNAAARMAFLLGEKVGERVGYQIRQDSCFSDSTKILVVTEGILTRKLQADPELKNTALVIFDEFHERSLHADLSLALSLQSQQILREDLKILVMSATLHTDAVATLLDHAPIIESEGRSYPVENRYLDHVNRQHNTNPQQQLMMNLVNTVKTFIHDHEGNCLVFLPGVKEINQLARQIKQILDHESITNMIIAPLHGSLNKQQQDLAIVSPKDTTMRKIVLATNIAETSITIEGISCVIDSGLERVLDYSPASGMNRLETRSISQDSAVQRSGRAGRLSAGVCYRMWTEAQQPRLLKHASPEILHSDLSSLVLELANWGVTNVNELQWMDAPPHGAIEQAKALLQQLSAIDARGNITAHGRDMLKLGAHPRLAHMMLAAVKLDQSYHACLIASLLSERDIFLSNAEKSADIHDRLNVLINSRSNQHGIDHQQCKRITQSADDFFRRLKQCSKTARNKERPDSSFSGVLLAYAYPDRIARQRSANQPRYLLSNGRGAVIPPFLQHHLHEYLVVANLDANFDPNFDTNRGEARIYLAADISAEQLQEYFMDNIQQEESVEWNESAQRVEVKQISRMGNIKLEESTLRDVKNRATQELIQECLIQAIRSRGVGCLNWSAKAHSLQQRVEFIHHHLDHSPAVKKQFADRPLPDFSEQALGESLEEWLQPHLSGENSLKQCLKLDLYSLLLNRLSWEQQQLIKQLAPERISVPSGSSVAIDYSDPEQPVLAVRLQELFGLFDTPTVMNGQCKLMMHLLSPARKPMQVTQDLNSFWKTTYHDVKKELRGKYKRHYWPDDPFTAQATSKTKKQMNHK, encoded by the coding sequence ATGCCGTCGCTCCCCATCCATGATGTTCTGCCAGAGATCAAAGAGAAATTAAACTCTCACAATCGTCTGGTGCTGCAGGCTCCTCCGGGCGCAGGCAAAACCACCGCTGTGCCTATCGCCTTGCTGGGTGAGAAGTGGTTGGGTGAGAAGCAGATCATGATGCTTGAACCGCGCAGGCTGGCTGCACGCAATGCGGCGGCGCGCATGGCATTTCTACTCGGTGAGAAGGTCGGTGAAAGGGTGGGTTACCAGATCCGTCAGGATAGCTGCTTTAGCGACAGCACAAAGATTCTCGTGGTCACCGAAGGCATTTTAACGCGCAAACTGCAGGCTGACCCGGAGTTGAAAAACACCGCACTGGTGATTTTTGATGAATTTCACGAACGCAGCCTGCATGCCGATCTCTCTCTGGCGCTCTCTCTGCAGAGCCAGCAGATCCTGCGCGAAGATCTGAAAATCCTGGTGATGTCGGCAACCCTGCATACCGATGCTGTTGCCACCCTGCTGGATCACGCACCGATCATTGAGAGCGAGGGTCGCAGCTATCCGGTCGAGAACAGATATCTCGATCACGTGAATCGTCAGCACAACACCAATCCACAGCAGCAGCTGATGATGAATCTGGTGAATACAGTCAAAACATTCATTCATGACCATGAGGGCAACTGCCTGGTCTTTCTGCCCGGTGTCAAAGAGATCAACCAGCTGGCCCGGCAGATCAAACAGATTCTAGATCACGAATCGATCACAAACATGATCATTGCACCGCTGCATGGCTCTCTGAACAAGCAGCAGCAGGATCTGGCTATTGTTTCTCCTAAAGATACAACCATGCGCAAGATTGTTCTGGCCACCAATATCGCAGAGACCAGTATCACCATTGAAGGCATTAGCTGTGTGATCGATTCAGGACTGGAGCGTGTGCTCGATTACAGCCCCGCCTCGGGCATGAACCGACTGGAGACCCGCTCCATTTCACAAGACTCAGCCGTGCAACGCAGTGGCCGCGCCGGGAGACTCTCCGCCGGTGTCTGTTACCGTATGTGGACAGAAGCGCAACAGCCACGCCTGCTTAAACACGCATCGCCTGAAATCTTACACAGTGACCTCTCATCCCTGGTGCTGGAGCTGGCCAACTGGGGCGTGACTAATGTTAACGAACTGCAGTGGATGGATGCACCACCTCACGGTGCAATCGAGCAGGCAAAGGCACTGCTGCAACAACTCAGCGCTATCGATGCGCGCGGCAACATCACTGCACACGGTCGTGACATGCTCAAATTGGGCGCCCATCCGCGTCTTGCGCATATGATGCTGGCAGCGGTCAAACTCGATCAATCTTATCACGCCTGCCTGATCGCCAGTCTGCTCAGTGAGAGAGATATATTTCTATCCAATGCAGAGAAGAGTGCGGATATTCATGATCGGCTTAATGTGCTTATAAATTCCAGATCAAACCAGCACGGTATAGATCACCAGCAGTGCAAACGCATCACGCAGAGCGCCGATGATTTTTTCAGACGCCTTAAACAGTGCAGTAAAACGGCGCGAAACAAAGAGAGACCGGACAGTAGTTTTAGCGGCGTGCTGCTGGCCTACGCCTACCCCGACAGAATCGCCAGGCAGCGCAGTGCCAACCAGCCGCGATATCTGCTCAGCAATGGCAGAGGCGCGGTGATTCCACCGTTTCTACAGCACCATCTGCATGAGTATCTTGTGGTCGCCAACCTTGATGCGAACTTTGATCCGAATTTTGATACTAACCGGGGCGAAGCACGTATCTATCTGGCGGCAGATATTAGTGCTGAACAGTTGCAGGAATATTTCATGGATAATATTCAGCAGGAAGAGTCTGTTGAATGGAATGAGAGCGCCCAACGCGTTGAGGTGAAACAGATCAGCCGCATGGGTAACATCAAACTTGAAGAATCAACCTTACGCGACGTGAAAAACAGAGCGACGCAAGAGCTCATACAGGAGTGCCTGATACAGGCGATCAGAAGCAGAGGGGTAGGGTGCCTGAACTGGAGTGCCAAGGCGCACAGCCTGCAACAGCGCGTGGAATTTATTCACCACCATCTTGATCATAGTCCGGCTGTTAAAAAACAGTTTGCAGATCGGCCACTGCCGGACTTTTCAGAGCAGGCTTTGGGTGAGAGTCTGGAGGAGTGGCTGCAGCCGCACTTAAGTGGTGAGAACAGCCTCAAGCAGTGTCTCAAACTGGATCTGTACAGTCTGCTGTTAAACCGACTCAGCTGGGAGCAACAGCAGCTGATCAAGCAGTTGGCACCGGAGCGCATCAGTGTGCCCAGCGGTTCATCCGTGGCTATTGATTACAGCGATCCGGAGCAACCGGTACTTGCCGTCAGACTGCAGGAGCTGTTCGGCCTGTTTGATACGCCAACCGTGATGAACGGGCAGTGCAAACTGATGATGCATCTACTCTCACCAGCGCGGAAACCGATGCAGGTAACCCAGGATCTGAACAGCTTCTGGAAAACCACTTATCACGATGTCAAAAAAGAGCTGCGTGGCAAATACAAACGCCACTACTGGCCGGATGATCCATTCACCGCACAGGCAACCAGCAAAACCAAAAAGCAGATGAACCACAAATAG
- a CDS encoding phosphatidylserine decarboxylase, whose protein sequence is MSQGFEIQVFNRRKNCMEIEKVYGDAMVKFAYGNPIGRLLGPVIASKMFSQLYGKSQDSPKSAQKVAPFINNFNIDIDQYQKGSFKANPIETSYKSFNEFFIRAFQDGQRTFTQKNNEMAAFAEARYFGHESMSDDLNVPVKGSMLRAVDLIGDPELAKEFIGGPLMIARLCPVDYHRYHYPDSGNTLQSFTVPGDLHSVNPLALKYRHDIFIKNERRVSILETEHFGKLAYIEVGATCVGKIVQSFDESQPFKKGDEKGYFLFGGSTVVLCGVKGAWAPSSDMLANTKAGIETYIQLGDVVAQSS, encoded by the coding sequence ATGAGCCAAGGCTTTGAAATTCAGGTGTTTAACCGTCGCAAAAACTGCATGGAAATTGAAAAAGTTTATGGTGATGCGATGGTTAAATTTGCCTATGGCAACCCGATTGGGCGGCTGCTGGGGCCCGTGATTGCAAGCAAGATGTTCAGCCAGCTCTACGGGAAGTCTCAAGACAGCCCGAAGTCAGCGCAAAAAGTCGCCCCTTTTATCAATAACTTCAATATTGATATCGATCAGTATCAAAAAGGATCGTTCAAAGCCAATCCTATCGAAACCTCCTACAAATCATTCAACGAGTTCTTTATTCGAGCGTTTCAGGACGGCCAGAGAACATTCACCCAAAAGAATAATGAAATGGCTGCCTTTGCCGAGGCGCGATACTTTGGCCATGAAAGCATGAGCGATGACCTCAATGTCCCCGTTAAGGGATCGATGTTACGCGCTGTTGATCTGATTGGTGATCCAGAACTGGCCAAAGAGTTTATCGGTGGCCCGCTGATGATCGCGAGGCTTTGCCCGGTTGATTATCACCGTTACCACTATCCAGATAGCGGCAACACCCTTCAATCGTTCACCGTGCCCGGTGATCTGCACTCTGTTAATCCATTGGCCCTGAAATACAGGCATGATATTTTCATCAAAAATGAGCGCCGTGTTTCGATCCTGGAGACCGAACATTTTGGCAAGTTGGCCTATATTGAAGTGGGCGCCACATGTGTGGGTAAAATCGTGCAATCCTTTGATGAATCCCAACCTTTTAAAAAGGGCGATGAAAAAGGCTATTTCCTCTTTGGCGGCAGCACCGTTGTATTGTGCGGAGTAAAAGGAGCGTGGGCTCCCTCCAGTGATATGTTAGCCAACACCAAGGCAGGCATTGAGACCTATATCCAACTTGGTGATGTCGTTGCTCAAAGCAGCTAA
- a CDS encoding GGDEF domain-containing protein — protein sequence MNSELANTDSIAINSKAIISLIQSDPLSTIADLISPLSDQYGFKQDASPVEFFSHASKHQRGICVCSSEIFTTIEEFDTFLRRITDFNKSLHLIMTFNHHHGIYLKLFLDANFTHFLIEPFSDQALLDLIHDLLALGDQEPMFQSLDKDGNVLNVNSTWLKAMGYEEDEVLGNFFGDFMLPESRACVLDNFPKLKNYGQISNVIFKLKRKDGVAFEAALNGTALYDKQGNFIRTQCELRSIDYFRETKAHIQALLRKETTLRNMMNCMVNVQQALHQQPTYDKFRRHALEIISRNKAVAVVLMITINTNSGEIELDQSPHPCIDFNALRRVNKDNRSIPGLLPTANHTIEFVDDISKLEIDTGTLTLLQHEHVKSFISIPIASNKNSKSYSSLNLFLSTDEALSKEEMRAYSDLAETFRHAKLYFGLQEKTKHLLDNLKQQSITDPLTGLYNRRYIEEQINAEISRCKRYAQQFSLIMFDIDHFKGINDTLGHQTGDKVLKNISELVLGRIRTTDKLARIGGEEFLLLCPHAELNQAKGIATELCTCIASTTIIDAPLPVTCSFGVIEWQSEESIEEIFKRVDENMYKAKEGGRNRVVG from the coding sequence ATGAATAGTGAGTTAGCGAATACTGACTCCATTGCTATCAACAGCAAGGCGATCATTTCCCTGATTCAATCCGATCCCCTCTCAACAATAGCCGATTTAATAAGCCCTCTTTCTGATCAATATGGGTTCAAACAGGACGCTAGTCCCGTTGAATTTTTTTCACATGCATCAAAGCATCAAAGGGGTATATGTGTCTGCTCCAGTGAAATATTCACAACTATAGAAGAGTTTGACACTTTTCTCAGACGTATAACCGACTTTAACAAATCACTACATCTCATCATGACCTTCAACCATCATCATGGGATTTACTTGAAACTGTTCCTTGATGCGAATTTTACACATTTTCTGATTGAACCATTTTCTGATCAGGCGCTACTGGATTTAATACACGACCTGCTAGCTCTTGGTGATCAGGAACCGATGTTCCAGTCTCTCGATAAAGATGGCAATGTACTCAATGTAAACAGCACTTGGTTAAAAGCTATGGGTTACGAAGAAGATGAGGTGCTTGGAAATTTTTTTGGTGACTTCATGCTGCCTGAATCCCGCGCCTGTGTGTTAGACAACTTCCCTAAGCTTAAAAACTACGGACAAATCAGTAATGTCATCTTTAAGCTCAAGCGAAAAGATGGTGTTGCATTTGAAGCAGCTCTGAACGGCACTGCATTATATGACAAGCAAGGCAACTTTATTCGTACCCAGTGCGAACTGCGTAGCATTGACTATTTTCGCGAAACCAAGGCTCATATTCAGGCCTTGCTGAGAAAAGAGACCACATTAAGAAACATGATGAACTGTATGGTCAATGTTCAACAAGCACTACATCAACAACCAACATACGATAAATTTCGCCGCCATGCACTGGAGATCATCAGTAGAAACAAAGCTGTTGCGGTCGTACTGATGATTACGATCAATACGAATAGTGGAGAGATCGAACTGGATCAATCCCCACACCCTTGCATCGATTTCAACGCACTTCGGAGGGTCAATAAAGACAATCGCAGTATTCCGGGGCTGCTCCCAACGGCCAATCATACAATTGAGTTTGTGGATGATATTTCAAAACTTGAAATCGACACTGGAACCCTTACCTTATTACAGCACGAACATGTGAAAAGTTTCATCTCTATTCCGATAGCAAGTAACAAGAACTCCAAAAGCTATTCCTCCCTGAATCTCTTTCTGTCAACAGACGAGGCACTATCTAAAGAGGAGATGAGAGCGTATTCCGATCTGGCTGAAACGTTCAGGCATGCCAAGTTATATTTTGGCCTGCAGGAAAAAACCAAACATCTGCTTGATAACCTTAAACAACAGTCTATTACTGACCCCTTAACCGGATTATATAATAGACGATATATCGAAGAGCAAATCAACGCTGAAATAAGCAGATGCAAACGATATGCGCAGCAGTTTTCTCTCATTATGTTTGATATTGATCATTTCAAGGGAATCAACGATACCCTTGGTCATCAAACGGGTGATAAAGTGCTAAAAAACATCAGCGAACTTGTACTTGGCCGCATTAGAACAACAGACAAGCTGGCTCGTATCGGTGGTGAAGAGTTTCTGCTCCTCTGCCCCCACGCAGAGCTGAATCAGGCGAAAGGTATTGCCACAGAACTGTGCACTTGTATCGCTTCAACCACCATCATTGATGCCCCGTTGCCTGTGACTTGCAGCTTTGGTGTGATTGAATGGCAATCAGAAGAATCCATTGAAGAGATCTTTAAACGCGTGGATGAAAATATGTATAAAGCCAAAGAGGGTGGCAGGAATCGAGTTGTAGGTTAG